A window of Metabacillus sp. B2-18 contains these coding sequences:
- a CDS encoding PLD nuclease N-terminal domain-containing protein produces the protein MLFIAIWEVRRPAKALNWIVIVLVLPVIGFLLYLSISNPKLIHRKRLTSSHNESDKLPDTYSDSASIIADALRYFTVGGLGFESAKFKLEFKSTSTTKE, from the coding sequence ATGTTATTCATAGCAATTTGGGAAGTTCGTCGGCCAGCCAAAGCTTTGAATTGGATAGTAATCGTCCTTGTTTTGCCTGTCATTGGTTTCTTACTATATCTTAGCATATCAAATCCCAAGCTTATTCATCGTAAAAGATTGACCTCTTCTCATAATGAGTCTGATAAGTTACCTGATACATATAGTGATTCAGCATCGATAATCGCCGATGCTTTAAGGTATTTTACTGTAGGCGGGCTTGGCTTCGAGTCGGCAAAGTTCAAGCTGGAGTTCAAATCTACCAGTACGACAAAGGAATGA
- a CDS encoding recombinase family protein, with product MQKIGYVRVSSTSQNPSRQFRQLNEIGMDIIYEEKISGATKDREQLQKMLEDLQEGDIIYVTDLTRITRSTQDLFELIDLIRNKKASLKSLKDTWLDLSEDNPYSQFLITVMAGVNQLERDLIRMRQREGIELAKKEGKFKGRLKKYHKNHAGMNYAVKLYKEGNMTVNQICEITNVSRASLYRKLSEGKK from the coding sequence TTGCAGAAAATCGGTTATGTACGCGTCAGTTCGACTAGCCAAAATCCTTCAAGGCAATTTCGGCAATTGAACGAAATTGGAATGGATATTATTTATGAAGAAAAAATTTCAGGAGCCACAAAAGATCGTGAACAACTTCAAAAAATGTTAGAGGATTTACAGGAAGGTGATATTATTTATGTTACAGATTTAACTCGGATCACTCGAAGTACGCAAGATTTATTTGAATTGATTGATTTAATACGAAATAAAAAGGCAAGCTTAAAATCACTTAAGGATACATGGCTAGATTTATCAGAAGATAATCCATATAGCCAATTCTTAATTACGGTAATGGCTGGTGTTAACCAATTAGAGCGAGACCTTATTCGTATGCGTCAGCGTGAAGGAATTGAGCTCGCAAAGAAAGAAGGAAAGTTTAAAGGACGGTTAAAGAAATATCATAAAAATCACGCAGGAATGAATTATGCAGTAAAGCTATATAAAGAAGGAAATATGACTGTAAATCAAATTTGTGAAATTACAAATGTATCTAGAGCTTCTTTATATAGAAAGCTATCGGAAGGAAAAAAATAA
- a CDS encoding helix-turn-helix domain-containing protein produces MELNDQNLYISVTEVSKLFSINRSTVLKLIKKDEFPNCFINSKQEGYRIPVTDIEAYKEKVTKIEDAKKDFLSISEMAEISGCTNEKIRSDLRNGKIKKFSRDENNNYIVHKDIFDEYIKEHIERNGFLTLNEACERLSLSKLTIHTYGPRKVFPNAIIRNQTEGYLIPISDIEDYENKNVIPEGYVTVKQIAEKYKLHPETIRGLIRNNVLKNHKKYVKDTYIVLASEAEDYFKDMLEIKEKYANIDEVSQIIGCNKDTIRSYIKKGLINDCILRSNSEGYLINRLEIDKIKEIYSQERLQLPTGYIFPEDVMQLLETRSVQRAREIIKKHMKSAKKVTNGFNNIEYWIVLESEVIQYKQKLENDRFIPQSPGEFTTIDAVNKYKFEVDKISIPLKLAQTVKIYTEYACQKLAESEARAETLSKKTAYYIKTLKALIKHLPKSIKEMTDEDIESFLNNESQPKYVKQYFIGFVQYCSENIEDCNFFNRYATFNDPNTDTDIYSLETFNKYYNHVIDIELHIEKAIKYKTYAQAWVYVIMHLMNAWRSGDIIYGLPTIDFVDLPIKDLTFFENNRLRKEEARLIVNQVHIKVGQMKISKTGALGQFLCLDSLVEPFATAISITELHRRKYNDKLMLTSIRANGINKMFFEKKLELSGFHSVKMNRTLITYFFHHVSESDGDAHLSYEAAQILRSHLNEDTTKVYIKFSSPQGTLDSMAFNICERGHFGWVYNTMINLVLHQNEQKLEDRTSLIKSLSEKYKVNELETYSSFLLAERIKKESLALRLSKLPKEDLKRLIVKIFRGEMPARMAFAQCLTYPECKSPERTTCIGCENLIPTEYLLFSISEQIETSLYKIYNSEFEWDKEREKHFLKQMFLLMNEAIVEKGKEYVETFIDRKRIKKLYGAILKDREVKQIDNSEKG; encoded by the coding sequence TTGGAACTTAATGATCAAAATTTATATATTTCTGTTACCGAGGTCTCTAAACTGTTTTCGATAAATAGATCCACGGTACTAAAACTAATAAAAAAAGACGAGTTCCCAAACTGTTTTATTAATTCAAAGCAAGAGGGCTACCGAATACCAGTTACGGATATAGAGGCTTATAAAGAAAAAGTTACGAAAATAGAAGATGCTAAAAAAGACTTTTTATCAATTAGCGAAATGGCGGAAATCTCAGGGTGTACTAATGAGAAGATTAGAAGTGATTTGCGGAACGGAAAAATTAAAAAATTTAGTAGAGATGAAAATAATAATTATATTGTGCATAAGGATATTTTTGACGAGTATATAAAAGAACACATTGAAAGAAATGGTTTTTTAACTTTAAATGAAGCATGTGAACGATTATCCTTATCAAAATTAACGATTCACACATATGGCCCAAGAAAAGTATTTCCTAATGCTATTATTAGAAATCAAACCGAGGGATATCTTATTCCAATATCAGATATAGAGGATTACGAAAATAAAAATGTCATACCAGAGGGATATGTAACTGTAAAACAGATAGCTGAAAAGTACAAACTTCATCCGGAGACAATAAGGGGACTAATAAGGAATAACGTATTAAAAAACCATAAAAAATATGTAAAGGATACCTATATAGTTTTAGCTTCAGAAGCAGAAGATTATTTTAAAGATATGCTTGAAATTAAAGAAAAATATGCAAATATAGATGAAGTATCCCAAATAATAGGATGTAATAAAGATACAATAAGAAGTTATATAAAAAAAGGACTCATTAATGATTGCATACTAAGGTCAAACTCGGAGGGTTATCTCATCAATAGATTAGAAATAGACAAGATAAAAGAAATTTATTCACAGGAAAGACTTCAGTTACCAACAGGTTATATTTTCCCTGAAGATGTTATGCAATTGCTCGAAACAAGAAGCGTTCAAAGAGCAAGGGAAATTATAAAAAAGCATATGAAATCTGCCAAAAAGGTTACAAACGGTTTTAACAATATTGAATATTGGATTGTGCTAGAATCTGAAGTTATTCAGTACAAACAAAAACTTGAAAATGATAGGTTTATCCCTCAAAGTCCCGGTGAATTCACCACTATTGATGCAGTTAACAAGTATAAGTTTGAAGTTGATAAGATTTCCATCCCCTTAAAATTAGCCCAAACAGTCAAAATATACACGGAATATGCTTGTCAAAAGTTAGCTGAAAGTGAGGCAAGAGCAGAGACCCTTTCAAAAAAAACTGCTTATTATATAAAAACTTTAAAGGCTTTAATTAAACATTTACCAAAGAGTATAAAAGAAATGACAGATGAAGATATTGAGAGTTTCTTAAATAATGAGAGTCAACCTAAATATGTTAAACAATACTTTATAGGTTTTGTTCAGTATTGCTCTGAAAATATTGAGGATTGTAACTTTTTTAATCGATACGCAACGTTTAATGATCCAAATACTGATACTGATATATATTCCCTTGAAACTTTTAATAAATATTATAATCATGTTATAGATATAGAGCTGCACATAGAGAAAGCGATTAAATATAAAACATATGCACAGGCATGGGTATATGTCATTATGCACTTAATGAATGCGTGGAGAAGTGGGGATATTATTTACGGTTTACCAACCATTGATTTTGTTGATTTACCAATCAAAGATTTAACATTTTTTGAGAATAATAGATTAAGGAAAGAAGAGGCAAGATTGATTGTAAATCAGGTTCATATAAAAGTTGGTCAAATGAAGATTTCGAAAACGGGGGCGCTTGGACAATTTCTTTGTTTAGATAGTTTGGTTGAACCGTTTGCAACAGCAATCAGTATTACGGAGTTACACCGTAGAAAATACAATGATAAATTAATGCTTACTTCAATTAGAGCAAATGGAATTAATAAAATGTTTTTTGAAAAAAAACTTGAACTATCTGGGTTCCATAGTGTCAAAATGAATAGAACATTGATTACCTACTTTTTCCACCATGTTTCTGAATCAGATGGGGATGCACATTTATCCTATGAGGCAGCTCAAATTTTACGAAGCCACTTAAATGAAGATACAACCAAAGTTTATATAAAATTCTCTAGCCCACAAGGTACTCTTGATAGTATGGCCTTTAATATATGCGAAAGGGGTCATTTTGGTTGGGTTTATAATACCATGATAAATCTTGTGTTGCACCAAAATGAACAAAAACTGGAGGACAGAACCTCTTTAATTAAATCTTTAAGTGAAAAGTATAAAGTAAATGAATTAGAAACGTATTCGTCCTTTTTACTTGCAGAAAGAATTAAAAAAGAATCTTTAGCACTTAGGCTTTCAAAGTTACCTAAAGAGGATCTAAAAAGATTAATTGTTAAAATATTTCGTGGAGAAATGCCAGCAAGGATGGCTTTCGCTCAATGTTTAACATATCCTGAATGCAAAAGTCCTGAACGAACCACTTGTATTGGATGTGAGAACTTAATACCAACAGAATATTTATTATTTTCTATATCTGAACAGATTGAGACGAGCCTTTATAAAATTTACAATAGTGAATTTGAATGGGATAAAGAACGAGAAAAGCATTTTCTAAAACAAATGTTTCTATTAATGAATGAGGCTATTGTTGAGAAAGGTAAAGAATATGTAGAGACCTTTATTGATCGCAAAAGAATCAAAAAATTATATGGAGCTATTCTTAAAGATAGAGAGGTGAAACAAATTGATAATTCAGAAAAAGGTTAA
- a CDS encoding tyrosine-type recombinase/integrase, which produces MIIQKKVKELNGALNIQITENHKFDRNDISKYLSMLETNKDQGILLTDSFESDYWCIVDFTGMRRYLKFDIDLYPELKVALKCFLLILIDTKFSINHIQAIHTNVKQAIVVSGGFKKTNVDAYEEYAMTKTMNSRYRFNDFTSRFLSFIEHTYRDLYDLKIKNMDSKNRDLPNYEVIIDFHYFMMEFENRATTLQKSKYFHIILWWKITGIIPMRPKEFCLLEWDCCYEEDGYYFLKVPRSKQEAKSYSEISVTNVIRINKNIYDTIQEYKQTVPPELIGNYLFSFKIQSRFFQADSITKREDMYHPDTLYWHLMSFYKEIIGWNNTDFYRFVKRNEKGEIIKIFRNYITPADTRHFSMCNMMLQGVNPLTIAKMAGHTRLGTQRNYWGHLEYFVESYVYIISTKARIHRLEKSLGEGIFGVKDKINESRIYKPEDFPLRKEVKNGYCKYGAFDNCTGECRFCDDFFYYPKNHDEGLKWLLSGSDHLEQQLETELKSLLNLYKNMKFNFATESYSMLDHEQILSKANLINRLIRQKAMVDSLLPEDREVIE; this is translated from the coding sequence TTGATAATTCAGAAAAAGGTTAAGGAATTAAATGGAGCATTAAACATCCAAATCACAGAAAATCATAAATTTGATAGAAACGACATTTCTAAATATTTAAGTATGTTAGAAACAAATAAAGATCAAGGTATCCTGCTTACAGATAGTTTTGAGAGTGATTATTGGTGTATTGTTGATTTTACGGGAATGCGTAGGTATTTAAAGTTCGATATTGACTTATATCCTGAATTAAAGGTTGCCTTAAAATGTTTTTTGTTAATATTAATAGACACTAAATTTTCCATAAATCATATTCAAGCAATTCATACAAATGTTAAACAAGCAATTGTAGTTTCTGGTGGATTTAAGAAAACAAATGTAGATGCTTATGAAGAGTATGCTATGACAAAAACAATGAATAGTCGTTATAGATTTAATGATTTTACTAGTAGATTTCTTTCATTTATAGAGCATACTTATCGTGATTTATATGACTTAAAGATTAAAAATATGGATTCGAAAAATAGAGATTTACCTAATTATGAAGTAATTATTGATTTTCATTATTTTATGATGGAATTTGAAAATCGAGCAACCACACTTCAGAAATCCAAATATTTTCATATAATATTATGGTGGAAGATTACAGGTATTATTCCAATGAGACCTAAAGAATTTTGTTTACTAGAATGGGATTGTTGCTACGAGGAAGATGGTTATTACTTTTTAAAAGTTCCAAGAAGTAAACAAGAGGCAAAATCATATAGCGAAATAAGCGTGACTAATGTCATTCGTATAAATAAAAATATTTATGACACTATTCAAGAGTATAAGCAAACAGTTCCTCCTGAATTAATTGGAAACTACTTATTTTCATTTAAGATACAATCACGTTTCTTTCAAGCTGATAGCATAACTAAAAGGGAGGATATGTACCATCCAGATACGTTATATTGGCACTTGATGTCCTTCTACAAAGAAATCATCGGTTGGAATAACACTGATTTCTATCGCTTTGTTAAAAGAAATGAAAAAGGTGAAATCATTAAGATTTTCCGTAATTATATAACACCTGCTGATACACGACATTTTTCAATGTGTAATATGATGTTACAGGGGGTTAATCCATTAACTATTGCTAAAATGGCAGGCCATACACGATTAGGTACTCAACGAAATTATTGGGGGCATTTGGAATACTTCGTTGAATCTTATGTTTATATTATTTCAACAAAAGCCAGAATTCATAGGCTTGAGAAAAGTTTAGGAGAAGGAATATTTGGCGTAAAAGATAAAATTAATGAATCACGAATCTATAAACCGGAGGATTTTCCTCTTCGAAAAGAGGTAAAAAACGGATATTGCAAATATGGGGCTTTTGACAATTGCACTGGTGAATGTAGATTTTGTGATGATTTTTTTTATTACCCAAAAAACCATGATGAGGGATTGAAGTGGTTATTATCCGGATCAGATCATTTAGAACAGCAATTAGAAACAGAATTAAAGTCTCTATTAAATCTTTATAAAAATATGAAATTTAATTTTGCCACAGAATCCTATTCAATGCTAGATCATGAACAGATATTAAGCAAGGCAAATCTTATTAATCGCCTAATACGGCAAAAAGCTATGGTTGATTCTTTGCTGCCGGAAGATAGGGAGGTTATTGAATAG